A single region of the Pontibacter kalidii genome encodes:
- a CDS encoding outer membrane protein assembly factor BamD, which translates to MRNIGKYTLLLMLLVFSFSCSTKNDVEAFKEAKYDLESIERMELNGIDLLKKKRPQDFSFSDAATLYTAFSDNALNAVSTIGLKVELPEGSQERTMTVTQLKWQLLVDGQHTLDGLVSEPVELRNGLNTITVASPLTFATGEGSSQPDLNKLLRLATLLNKDSADRPKVTLQIKPTIQTSVGPLELPSYIKIKG; encoded by the coding sequence ATGAGGAATATAGGGAAATACACACTGCTGCTGATGCTGCTGGTATTCAGCTTTTCGTGCAGCACCAAAAACGATGTGGAGGCTTTTAAGGAGGCTAAGTATGATCTGGAAAGTATAGAGCGCATGGAGCTGAACGGCATCGACCTGCTGAAAAAGAAGCGTCCGCAGGATTTCTCGTTCAGCGATGCCGCCACCCTCTATACAGCCTTCTCCGACAACGCCCTGAACGCGGTGTCCACCATCGGCCTGAAGGTGGAGCTGCCGGAGGGAAGCCAGGAGCGCACCATGACGGTAACGCAGCTGAAGTGGCAGTTGCTGGTGGATGGTCAGCATACGTTGGATGGGCTGGTGAGCGAGCCGGTGGAGCTGCGGAACGGTCTGAACACTATCACCGTTGCCTCTCCGCTTACCTTTGCCACCGGGGAGGGCAGCAGCCAGCCAGACCTGAACAAACTGCTGCGCCTGGCCACGCTCCTGAACAAGGACAGCGCCGACCGCCCCAAGGTAACGCTGCAGATAAAACCCACCATCCAAACTTCGGTAGGACCTTTGGAACTGCCCTCTTACATCAAGATAAAGGGGTAA
- a CDS encoding outer membrane beta-barrel protein produces the protein MNRKPYYLLILFSLLILYPWDALAQQQQYRYKRNSKTTNVMERGWVILVGGGVTAVRSDICGSPSCIDFGPNVSVGGLYKFSPYFGVSGTLDYVKLGAVEKNPEAPLNIAFESEVIEVSASAVINLLDTYAGSGNYRSKRKRFAVPYLRVGLGGLYYTASSFPANRSLDDSQTTYDPEQDYPAFAAVVPVGGGIRFFINDEFSIAGEAVYRVTSTDLLDNIPAVLTNGSRRDEYGVLAIKLQYTPVLKNKLKLFSK, from the coding sequence ATGAACAGGAAACCATACTATTTACTTATACTTTTCTCTCTGCTTATACTTTACCCCTGGGATGCACTGGCGCAACAGCAACAGTACCGCTACAAGCGAAACAGCAAAACCACAAATGTGATGGAGCGCGGGTGGGTGATACTCGTGGGCGGCGGTGTTACGGCAGTCAGGAGCGATATTTGTGGCAGCCCCAGCTGCATAGACTTTGGCCCGAACGTGAGCGTGGGCGGCCTGTACAAATTCTCTCCATACTTCGGGGTGAGCGGCACGCTGGATTATGTAAAGCTGGGCGCGGTGGAGAAGAACCCGGAGGCTCCGCTTAATATTGCATTTGAGTCGGAGGTGATCGAGGTGTCGGCCTCTGCTGTGATCAACCTGCTCGATACTTATGCCGGATCAGGAAACTACCGCTCCAAGCGCAAGCGCTTCGCGGTGCCCTACCTCCGGGTGGGCCTGGGGGGCTTATACTACACCGCCTCCTCGTTCCCGGCCAACCGCAGCCTCGACGACTCCCAGACCACCTACGACCCGGAGCAGGATTACCCGGCCTTTGCGGCGGTGGTGCCCGTGGGCGGAGGTATCCGTTTTTTCATCAACGATGAGTTCAGTATCGCCGGGGAGGCGGTTTACCGTGTCACCAGCACCGACCTGCTCGATAATATACCGGCCGTGCTTACCAATGGCTCCCGCCGGGATGAGTATGGGGTGCTGGCTATAAAGCTGCAGTATACGCCGGTGCTCAAGAACAAGCTGAAGCTCTTCTCCAAGTAG
- a CDS encoding SDR family oxidoreductase, whose protein sequence is MKHKVLVTAGAAGIGLEIVKAFAATGGSAFVCDINEDALKKLEQDVPGVITKVKVCDVSKRSDVESMVAAGAKALGGLDVLVNNAGIAGPTAPVEEMDPEEWEKVMQVDLNGTFYVTRSAIPFLKKSEAGVIINMSSLAGRFGYENRSPYSTAKWGIIGFTKTLSIELGKYGIRANAILPGAVAGPRIEKVLQGRADANGTTLEEEKESAMSMQSIKSFVDPKDIAALCVFLASDSGKMISGQMLPIDGDAQAAS, encoded by the coding sequence ATGAAACACAAAGTATTAGTAACCGCAGGTGCTGCCGGTATAGGCCTTGAAATAGTAAAGGCTTTTGCAGCCACAGGGGGCAGTGCTTTTGTGTGTGATATCAACGAAGATGCTTTAAAGAAACTGGAGCAGGATGTTCCCGGCGTAATCACCAAGGTCAAGGTATGCGATGTCTCGAAACGAAGCGATGTGGAAAGTATGGTGGCTGCCGGCGCCAAAGCCCTGGGTGGTTTGGATGTACTGGTAAACAACGCCGGTATTGCCGGCCCTACGGCGCCGGTGGAGGAGATGGACCCGGAAGAATGGGAAAAAGTGATGCAGGTGGATCTGAATGGCACCTTCTATGTCACCCGGTCGGCCATTCCTTTTCTGAAAAAATCAGAAGCTGGTGTGATCATCAATATGTCTTCGCTTGCAGGCAGGTTTGGGTATGAGAACCGGAGTCCGTACTCCACCGCTAAATGGGGCATCATCGGCTTTACCAAAACCCTTTCCATCGAACTCGGCAAGTATGGCATCCGGGCTAACGCCATACTTCCTGGTGCGGTAGCGGGGCCTAGAATTGAAAAGGTGCTGCAGGGTAGAGCAGATGCGAATGGCACCACCCTGGAAGAAGAAAAGGAAAGCGCTATGTCCATGCAGTCCATCAAATCCTTTGTAGACCCGAAAGATATCGCGGCGCTATGTGTCTTTCTTGCTTCTGACAGTGGCAAGATGATTTCCGGGCAAATGCTGCCTATAGATGGCGATGCGCAAGCTGCTTCGTAG
- a CDS encoding NUDIX domain-containing protein, producing the protein MKIKNREKAYDGYFKIYKLTVEQQGHTFTREQFDRGDAVAALVFDTEKRQYILTRQFRVGSESELVEVVAGMVDQGEQPEESITREVEEETGYHVDKLQHLHTFYSSPGGTTERVMLYFAEVTKQNGAGGGNAHEHEFIEILHLSPEELDALETPDAKTIIAQQWAKLNRR; encoded by the coding sequence ATGAAAATTAAGAACAGAGAGAAGGCCTACGACGGCTACTTCAAGATCTATAAACTGACCGTTGAGCAGCAGGGGCATACGTTTACCCGGGAGCAGTTTGACCGCGGCGACGCTGTGGCAGCGCTTGTGTTCGACACCGAGAAGCGGCAGTACATCCTGACCCGGCAGTTTCGGGTGGGCTCGGAGTCGGAACTGGTGGAGGTGGTGGCCGGCATGGTAGACCAGGGCGAGCAGCCCGAGGAAAGTATAACCCGTGAGGTGGAAGAGGAAACCGGCTACCACGTGGACAAGCTGCAGCACCTGCACACGTTCTACTCCTCGCCGGGCGGCACCACCGAGCGGGTGATGCTATACTTTGCCGAGGTAACGAAGCAGAACGGCGCAGGAGGCGGCAACGCCCACGAGCACGAGTTTATCGAGATCCTGCACCTGAGCCCGGAAGAGCTGGACGCCCTCGAGACCCCTGATGCCAAGACCATCATCGCGCAGCAGTGGGCCAAACTGAACCGGAGATAA
- a CDS encoding SDR family NAD(P)-dependent oxidoreductase, whose translation METTDKKKLFWLAAGLSALAVGRAVTRQLTAYDFRGKTVLITGGSRGLGLVMARQLAQEGARLVLCARDETELENARLELAGKGAEVLVQKCDVTDEQQVNDMITNVQNEYSPIDVLINNAGVIHAGPVAEMTVQDFEEAINIHYWAPIYTTLAVLPGMKARGGGRILNVASIGGRVSVPHLVPYSASKFALVGLSEGLRAELKKYNISVTTATPGLMQTGSPRHAFIKGHHKQEYTLFKIMDSSPLTSIPAEDSARQMLNALRHGDATVTTTLFATIGEMLHRLSPGLTTDILALVNAVLPGEGGIGKNRAKGYESETPLSESWLTERTQKAATKNNEL comes from the coding sequence ATGGAAACAACAGATAAGAAAAAGCTCTTCTGGCTTGCCGCCGGGCTAAGCGCCCTGGCCGTTGGGCGGGCTGTTACCCGCCAACTGACCGCCTACGACTTTAGAGGGAAAACAGTGCTGATAACAGGCGGCAGCCGCGGACTGGGGCTGGTGATGGCGCGGCAGCTGGCACAGGAGGGGGCCAGGCTGGTGCTCTGCGCCCGCGACGAGACAGAGCTGGAGAATGCCCGCCTGGAGCTGGCCGGGAAAGGGGCCGAGGTGCTGGTGCAGAAGTGCGACGTAACCGATGAGCAGCAGGTGAATGACATGATCACCAACGTGCAGAACGAGTACAGCCCAATTGACGTGCTCATCAACAACGCCGGTGTCATACATGCCGGACCGGTGGCGGAGATGACGGTGCAGGATTTTGAGGAGGCCATCAACATACACTACTGGGCGCCGATTTATACCACGCTGGCTGTGCTGCCAGGTATGAAGGCCCGGGGCGGAGGCCGAATCCTGAACGTTGCTTCCATTGGCGGAAGGGTGAGCGTGCCGCACCTGGTGCCCTACAGCGCGAGCAAGTTCGCCCTCGTGGGCTTGTCGGAGGGCTTACGGGCCGAGTTGAAGAAGTATAACATCTCGGTAACCACGGCCACGCCCGGCCTGATGCAGACAGGCAGCCCCCGCCATGCCTTTATAAAGGGGCACCATAAGCAGGAGTATACGCTGTTTAAGATCATGGACTCCAGTCCGCTGACCTCCATCCCGGCCGAAGACTCGGCACGCCAAATGCTGAACGCCCTGCGCCACGGCGATGCCACGGTAACTACCACGCTCTTTGCCACGATAGGGGAGATGTTGCACCGGCTCTCTCCGGGCCTGACTACGGATATACTGGCGCTGGTAAACGCTGTGCTGCCCGGCGAGGGAGGTATCGGGAAGAACAGGGCCAAAGGCTACGAGAGTGAAACGCCGCTGTCGGAGTCGTGGCTGACGGAGCGTACGCAGAAGGCCGCCACCAAAAACAACGAGCTATAA
- a CDS encoding NADPH-dependent FMN reductase has product MNKYKIAVFVGSLRKESLNLKTAKALMALAPESLSLELVSIGELPLFNEDLEETPPREWEDFRAKIRAADGLLFVTPEYNRSVPGVLKNAIDVGSRPYGENSWDGKPGAVVSVSPGSISGFGANHHLRQSLVFVNVPAMAQPEAYLGDAASLFDESGNLTNDSTKDFLKSFMEAFAKWVDTNTKKQAA; this is encoded by the coding sequence ATGAACAAGTATAAGATTGCCGTTTTTGTGGGAAGCCTCCGCAAAGAATCTCTCAACCTGAAAACTGCGAAAGCACTTATGGCGCTGGCACCGGAATCGCTGTCGCTTGAACTGGTAAGTATCGGGGAACTTCCGTTGTTTAATGAAGACTTGGAAGAAACACCGCCTAGAGAATGGGAAGACTTCCGTGCCAAGATTAGGGCTGCCGATGGCCTGTTGTTTGTTACACCGGAATATAACCGCTCGGTACCGGGCGTATTAAAAAATGCCATCGATGTGGGCTCCCGCCCTTATGGGGAAAACTCCTGGGACGGTAAGCCCGGAGCTGTTGTAAGTGTCTCCCCCGGGAGCATAAGCGGTTTTGGCGCCAATCATCACCTGCGCCAGTCGCTTGTTTTTGTGAATGTGCCCGCTATGGCCCAGCCCGAAGCCTATCTTGGAGATGCTGCTTCTTTATTTGACGAAAGTGGTAACCTTACCAACGACTCAACCAAAGATTTTTTGAAAAGCTTTATGGAAGCCTTCGCAAAATGGGTGGATACAAACACTAAAAAACAAGCTGCCTGA
- a CDS encoding M20/M25/M40 family metallo-hydrolase produces the protein MKKTFALAFILATPLFALAQKSKPDTALLLRDVKVLSADSMQGRLSGTEGNLMAQEYILKRFEEIGLKPFNGNYKQHFQINNRRAQVEQATNLLGYLPGKSDKVMVVTAHYDHVGQREGKIYNGADDNASGVGALLAAAAHFAKHPPKHTVIFAALDGEELGLSGAKAFLEQPPVPLHNILLNVNMDMLGINPKGELYASGTFHYPQLKPYLLKVKPRAQARLVLGHDRPEQGSDDWTGQSDHFRFHERGIPYVYFGVEDHPHYHKPTDDYENINHAFYPDAAALVIDFLELIDTNLQRLPVQQQRPAKHE, from the coding sequence ATGAAAAAGACCTTCGCCCTCGCTTTTATACTTGCCACACCGCTTTTTGCCTTGGCGCAGAAAAGTAAACCAGATACCGCTTTGCTCTTGCGGGATGTGAAAGTGCTGTCGGCCGACTCGATGCAGGGGCGTTTAAGCGGGACGGAAGGCAACCTGATGGCGCAGGAGTATATCCTGAAGCGTTTTGAGGAGATAGGGCTGAAGCCGTTTAACGGCAACTACAAGCAGCATTTCCAGATCAATAACAGGCGGGCACAGGTAGAGCAGGCCACGAACCTGCTGGGCTACCTTCCGGGTAAGTCAGACAAGGTGATGGTGGTAACGGCGCACTACGACCACGTGGGCCAGCGCGAGGGAAAGATCTACAACGGCGCCGATGACAATGCCTCCGGCGTGGGCGCGCTTTTGGCCGCCGCCGCCCATTTTGCGAAGCACCCTCCAAAGCACACCGTTATCTTTGCTGCCCTGGATGGTGAGGAACTGGGCTTATCCGGCGCGAAGGCGTTTCTGGAGCAGCCGCCGGTGCCGCTGCATAATATCCTGCTCAATGTGAACATGGACATGCTGGGCATCAACCCGAAAGGTGAGCTTTACGCCAGCGGCACCTTCCACTATCCGCAATTGAAGCCATACCTGCTGAAGGTGAAACCAAGAGCACAGGCGCGCCTGGTACTGGGCCACGACCGCCCCGAGCAGGGCAGCGACGACTGGACCGGCCAGTCCGACCACTTCAGGTTTCATGAGCGCGGCATACCCTACGTATACTTCGGCGTGGAGGACCATCCCCATTACCACAAGCCCACCGACGACTACGAGAACATCAACCATGCCTTTTACCCCGATGCGGCGGCACTGGTGATAGATTTTCTGGAGCTGATAGACACCAACCTGCAGCGGCTTCCGGTGCAGCAGCAGCGGCCGGCAAAACACGAGTAA
- a CDS encoding SDR family NAD(P)-dependent oxidoreductase — MAIITGAGSGIGKETALLFAREGAKVTISDINQETGNKVVGEIKGNGGEAIFVKADAASETDVQNLVNETVSAFGKLDVFFANAGINIEADVDQLELEKWQKVIDVNLTSTFLCNKCAVQQFKKQGTGGAIVNNGSIHSFVARKGLTAYASSKGGVKMLTQMVGTTYAKEKIWSNMVCPAYTNQTISSEIRGQLADLHPFGRLGEPIEVADAVLFMASDDASFITGTSLKVDGVYTAV; from the coding sequence GTGGCCATCATTACAGGGGCAGGATCAGGCATTGGCAAAGAAACCGCTCTGCTCTTCGCAAGAGAAGGTGCCAAAGTGACGATTAGCGACATTAATCAGGAAACCGGGAATAAAGTAGTAGGAGAAATCAAAGGCAATGGCGGCGAAGCCATCTTCGTGAAAGCGGATGCTGCGAGTGAGACAGACGTGCAGAATTTAGTGAATGAAACCGTGAGCGCGTTCGGAAAGCTGGATGTATTCTTTGCCAATGCAGGCATCAATATTGAAGCAGATGTAGATCAACTGGAATTAGAGAAATGGCAAAAAGTAATCGATGTTAACCTGACAAGCACTTTCCTGTGCAACAAGTGTGCGGTACAGCAATTCAAAAAGCAGGGAACGGGCGGGGCTATTGTGAACAACGGTTCCATCCACAGTTTTGTGGCAAGAAAAGGGCTGACCGCGTATGCCTCTTCTAAAGGTGGCGTTAAAATGTTAACTCAAATGGTGGGCACCACCTATGCCAAAGAAAAAATATGGAGCAACATGGTTTGTCCGGCTTATACCAACCAGACTATATCCTCCGAGATAAGAGGGCAGTTAGCCGACCTGCACCCATTTGGTCGTTTAGGCGAACCGATTGAAGTGGCTGACGCCGTTCTTTTCATGGCCAGCGATGATGCTTCCTTTATTACCGGAACAAGCCTTAAAGTGGATGGCGTTTATACTGCGGTTTAA